The Anomaloglossus baeobatrachus isolate aAnoBae1 chromosome 5, aAnoBae1.hap1, whole genome shotgun sequence genome includes the window GAGCTGTCTGGAATTAAAAATTTTCTCCGAAATTTGAAAATGTACCTTATAAAACTGctgcaattaccgtattttttggcttataagacgcacttttcctcccaaaaatttgggaagaaagtgaggggtgcgtcttataatctgaatatagcttacctggGGATAGTGGAGAGGGTCGCATGAGGCCAGGGGAATGCTGCGTCAACTGTGCGGGGGTCTGCTGAGGCTGTGCTGGTGCTGTGACGGCTGGTGCAGGGTCTGCGGCGGGTGTGCAGGGTCTCCAGTGGCTGGACTGGCACTGAGGGACGGGCTGTgaagacttcaaataatgccacccggagtcggcacgtgtgcagatcagatggagctctcgcctcaagctctcatctgcgcatgcgctgcctctggcccattgagcTCCGaagagtggacttaaggaaaatagtgCCCGGAGGttgcgcttgcgcagatgagatctcagcttgccatTGAGCACAGAGCTTAATCTGTGCTGAATATGGGCGCCAATTCTATGAAGCCCTCACCACCCGCCACCGTAACCAGAGCCCCGCCACGGCTGCTCAAGCCGCAGCCGATAGTTTCTGGAACACCCAccacccctgcttcctgtgactccGCTctgccaccgctgctgccccccggtaagacaccacagaTTATAAAAACCCACTGTTTTTTTCACCTTGTTttgttctaaatttggggtgcgtcttacaatccagtgcgtcttatatagcgaaaaatatggtaagtaaCATTTACACATACCGTACACCAAAAAGTTCTATGCTAGTCCTGACCTACTCTTTTTTCCAATTATAGCCCCAGTCTTATACAGGAGATCTTAAAATCtgaacactgatacattgtatctttaGCTTAACACTGCATTGTTGGGTAATCAAGTAAAACGTCTATTCTCAACTACATAAAATTAACGACAACTTAAAAGTACTTGAAAGATTAACAGGTTTTATTTATAATCAAAAATCTCTACATATGTTGAAAAGCAATTTGTCCTCTATGGATTTTCAaatgtctgttcaggtcattttttTGAGCAAAGCTCTTGCCACATTCCCGACAGATGAACTTCTTCACTCCAGTGTGACCTCTCTGATGTGAGAGAAGGTTCGAACTTTGAGCAAAAGCCTTCCCACAGATGGGACAAACAAAAGGTTTCTCTCCGGTGTGTATTCTCCGATGAGTGATGAGAGCAGAGTTACAAGAGAAATGTTTACCGCAATCTTGACAGATGAGAGGCTTTTCTCTTGTATGGGTTCTTAGATGTGTCACCAGGTGGGACTTGCAGAGGAAGTTCTCCCCACATTCTGGGCATACAAAGGCTCTTTCTCCTGTGTGAACGCTCTGATGTCTAACCAGATGTGACTTGTATGGGAAAAGCTTTCCACAATCAGAACATGTCAGTTTCTTTCTCCTGTGGACTCGATAATGCCTAGTCAGTTCGGCGTTACTAGGGAAAACCTTTGGACACTCAGTGCAAGTGAACAGCCTCCGCGTCATTTGTAAAGTCTGCcgaggaggtggaggagctggcttCTTAATGTTAAAATTCTTGTTAAATTCACCATACTTTAATAACATGGCATTCATTTTCTGGGTGTTGATGTTAGTTTTAGGAATTTGTTTAATAGGAGCTGGTCTGTAGGCTAAAGCTCTTGGGTTATAGACATGAAAGAGGTTTGCTCCATCTCGTGGCATCAATTCTTCCCTCCTAAATAAAGAAGGACGCTTTGTTTGCGTTTGTTGTGTGGATATATAAATTACATCTTCATCACTGGAGTCAGAATCTGTGGCTTGGCCATCAGTAGCTGTGTATTGAGTGTGTATGTAAAGGTCACTGTCTGGAAAATAATCGTCCTCACTAGAAGAAGAGTCTTCCCATTCGTCACTTACTGATTTTCCAGGTCTCTCGATTGTTTTATATAATGTCAACAGTTCAGGTCTCAGATTAGACTTACTGAAGTTCTTATTCGGTCCTATGTAGTAAGGGGAATGAAAAGTAGTGTGAAATTCTTCAGGAGACATCTTGGGTTTATAGTTATCTGTTGGCGAAAAGAAAATAAGAGTAACATACAAATTTACGCAGTATAAAAGCAGCCATACTGTGCTCACTGTGCTATATTAGAGCAGATTGCAACAATTTAACCACTTAGACTTGGGGcggcttttcacactacgacatcgcaagtgcgatgtcggtggggtcaaatcgaaagtgacgcacatccggcgtcacttgcgatgtcatagtgtgtaaaacctttttgatacgatgaacgagcgcaaaagcatcgttatcgtatcatcggtgtattctccgacatttccataatgtcggtgcagcgacaggtacgatattgttgctcgttcctgcggcagcacacatcgctgcgtgtaaagccgcaggagcgaggaacatcaccttacctgcctcccggctgcaatgagaaggaaggaggtgggcgggatgtttacatcctgctcatctccgcccctccgccgccttgcgtgtgacgtcgctatgacgccgcacgacctgcccccttaggaaggaggcaggtcgccggccagagcaacggtcgcagggcaggtgagtgcatgtgaagctgacgtagcgataattttcgctacgccagctatcacaagatatcgtacctgcgacgggggcggggactatcgcgctcgacatcgcagcatcggcttgcgatgtcgtaatgtgcaaagcccgccttaatctgaGGCATTTAAGGGGTTAGAAAGGTGGAAGAAAGTGAGAGTCTAACAGGTAACACCCCCCAGCAATGCGATAAAGGGGTGCTGATGGGTTATCATGGCAGCCAGATGCTTAGTGAAGGCCCCTGTCTCTGCCATATTAGAACACCTATGAACACACAATGGAGCGGGCTTTATAAAGGACCAGTAATTGTACAATGGACTGCATATTGTAAAAGCAAAAAACTGATCACAAAATTAACAGTGTAATTGTCTGAACGAATAAATTatctacagtgggtatggaaagtattcagacccctttacattttccactgtttgtttcattgcagccatttgataagttcaaaaaaagttcattttttttttcttattaatgtacactctgcaccccatctggacagaaaaaaaccaaatgtagaaatgtttggaaatttattaaagaaaaactgaaacatcacatggtcataagtattcggaccgtttgctcagacactcatatttaagtcatatgctgtccatttccttgtgcacctccttgagatggttctactctttcattggagtccagctgagtttaattaaactgataggtgtgtgcctttccaaatcaagtcctgtctatataagacctcacaactcacagggcatgtcagaccaaatgagaatcaggaggtcaaaaggaactgcccaaggagctcagagacagaattgtggcaaggtaaGGCAATGATCTCATTGAATAGGGAGTttttcccttggacaccagcactatttgggtctgcagtgtgctatttatcatcaggatcccctctttgaatcagccatcaggctacagagggtttttctgaaccaccattgtagtttactattggcctcctgaggaacccacaTCTGGGAGAAACGCATTGACGCTTGAAATTACTATTTTATTCAtatcaatgagataagtttttgaattttcctccctactgtccacctgccacaccaatttatttgttgcacttatcttaggcactgcaccttttttctGGCAGGGACTTaaggggcagcagggaaagtcgTCGCGGAATGGGGGAGCCacatcgcatttttagggtgccaacccccgctgtaaggcagtgcacagataggtgcagctattgagggctagcaatctatcctgtgcacttttagtaatcacggtgtggttttaagtgatttaataaagtattttagtTTTATAGGGATAGTCTATGTGCATGTATTTTGTTATTCCCTAGTTGTTATCACATATATGAGTCTTGTaataaggcacagatctggccaaggttacaaaagaatttctacagtactcaaggttcctaagaacacagtggcctccataattcttaaatggaagatgtttgggaccaccagaactcttcctagacctggctgtccagccaaactgagcaatcgtgggagaagagattTGGTGAGAGATGTAAAGAAGAACAtcaagatcactgcggctgagcttcagagatgcagtagggagatgggagaaagttccaaaaAGTCAACTATCATTGCtgcctccaccagtcgggtctttatggcagagttGCCCAAAGGAAGCCTCAAATCAGTGCAAGACttctgaaagcctgcatagagtttgcaaaaaaacacatgaaggactccgagACAATGAGAAATAAGATCCTCTGGACTGATAAGACgatgatagaactttttggtgttaATTCtaggcggtatgtgtggagaaaaccaccaggcactactcatcacctgcccaatacaatcccaacagtgaaacatggtggtggcagcatcatgctaggggggtgtttttcagctgcagggacaggacaactggttgcaattgaaggaaagatgaatgcagccaagtacagagatatcctggaagaaaacctcttccagagtgctctggacctcagacttggccgaaggttcaccttccaacaagacaatgaccctaagcacacagctaaaataacaaaaggagtggcttcacaacaactctgaccattcttcactggcccagccagagccctgacctaaacccaattgagcagctctcgagagacctgaaaatggctgtccaccaatgttcaccatccaacctgacggaactggagaggatctgcaaggaagaatggcagagaatccccaaatccaggtgtgaaaaacgtgttgcatcattcccaagaagactcatggctgtactagctcaaaagggttcttctactcaatactgagcaaagggtctgaatacttatgaccacgtgatttttcagtttttcttgtttaataaatttgcaaagatttctacacatctgtttttttctgtcaagatggggtgcaaagtgtatattaatgagaaaaaaaaacaacttatttgaatttttgaatttaccaaatggctgcaatgaaacagggtGAAAAATTTTAAGGGATCCGTATCCACTTTAAATATTTATCCTATACCGTGAACGTGGAAatcggaaaaaaaaataaaatcccaaAAAAATTGTAGAatcgctgtttgtttttttttaggggggggggtgggggggctgttttatttcagaaatatatgccagtaaagttccagcaactcactgctgtttgattgacaggtgcaacaggaagggaatatgtgaatAAAGTTGTGCAGACTACTCCCGCCCCTTTCCTCGCCGTCACCATCATAAACGTTAATTCCGGCACAAGGGTGGGAATagctagcaagacccgacccacagattcccttcctgttgcacctgtcaatcaaatagcagtacattgctggaactttacttgcacatatttcttaaATAAAacgtccaatctcagaacaaaaaggtatggttacattcagcagcctagctccagtatagcactggctttactttatatatgaaaatcctgctggttggttccctttaagtagtgaatgaagaaaaaaaaaaaaaaccccgtaaAATTAATGCGGTAGCCCTTGTTCAACACAGTGAACATCATAAAAACAGAAGTCAAAAAACAACTGCAGAATTGACATTATTCCCTCCAATTTAACCCAACTTGGAATTTTGTTTCCAATGAATAAATAGCGTCATTTAAAATTGTATACTCTTCACACTGATGAAAGTTCTTATATGGCCATGTCAACTGCAAAATTAGGGTATTGCTCTTGAAAGGTGAAGCAAAAAATGGCCAGATCTCCATGGGTTTAAATTTGGGCTTTTATGGTATTTCCTACAGTCATCCTAGTACGCGCACCACCAAATTAGAACCAGGCTTACACCTTCCTCTGATGCATGCTACAATAATGCCAAAATTAACCATGTGGAAGGGCATAAAGAAAAGGATTACATACTGCTTTAATTTAATAAAACCGCTCTCTCTGACATAAGCCTACTGCCTTCTATTTTTTACCTGAACAAGAAGATCTGGATGAGGTCAGATTCCAATTTAAAAGACGGCATTACTAGCGTACTTGACACAAATCAAAACTCAACATCAATACGCAGCCATTTTaccaggtgatgtgaggggctggtgcTTTTCAATCATAACATCCTTGTAgagatccttgtgtccttctatgtactcccactcctccatggaaaaATAGACTGTGACATCCTGACATCTTATAGGAACCTGTCGTATACAATAGTACACATCATCCAGACACATCATCATCCATGAGCATGGCTATATATTGTCCCAGTATTCCCAGCAtcgctcacctctccagtaagcgctTGAATGATCTTGTTGGTGAGGTCTAGGATCTTCTCATCATTGGTTTTCTCCGGTTTCCTTGAGTGAGTAGGAGACATAGTGCTAGGGCTCTGGGTCCTGCTCAGTCCTCCTGACACATGAGAGTTGCTTGGTGTGACAGGCTCACTTGACTTCTTTGCAGGTACATAGTCCTAGATAATTACAGAATACAGAGCTTTTAAAGGAGGGAAGTAAAACAAAACTAATCTATGGTGACATAATATTATTGACAGCTCGCCTGCACCAGAATTCACAATACAACCAGCGTACTGCAAATTACATTATTATTACAATTAGTGATGACCAGACCTGGAATGTAAAAGTTCGGATCCGCATgatttcaaaagtatccgggtgccgggccaggagttctcagggaactccgtgtAATGATCCGGGTCCAGCAACTTggcaaataaaaaataaaggaaaaactgaagaaaataagaatcaagcaaacacgttatacttaccgagtctccggagcGGTTGTAACTGTTCACGCAACCtctcactcttcttccagggccgctcattatcgcttatccatatgcactgctttccccgcgtctgtgattggctgcagtcagacgcacACCCAGCCTGTATGACAgtatgtctgactacaaccaatcacagactgtctgcgggtcactattgtggtataaaactaaataaagggaaaaaaaaaataaatacattggtGTAGGGTACCCCCATAGTATGatgcccaacacagataaagcccacggctacaacccccagccatgcgctcatcttggctgtgtatcaaaataagagaaactgtaAGTAGCTTATTTTTTgttataaaaatatttaaataatgtaAAAGAAACGTATGCAGTACAcccccccccacaattttgatacccagccatgataaagcccaacagatgGGGGCTGATATACTCAGGCTGAAGAGACCCatacttattgggcccccagcctaaaaataacagccaacagccaccccagattgtcacatccattagatgtgacaaccctggaactttactcggctcttcccgattgccctgtggcactggcaatcggggtaataaggggttaatgacagctcacagctgccactaagccctagattagtaatgagaggcatctatgagacaccccattactaatctgtaagtgaaaagaaaaacacaaacactgaaaaaatcctttatttgaaataaaatgcgaaAAAACAAACCACACCCTTAAAtccctttattaacacccaaaacgcccaggtccgacataatccacataaggtcccacgacaattccagctctgctacatctgaagtcacagcaagaggtcatagaacatgaccgcccagtGTGAGCTtctggcagagaatgaatgagcaatAAGGTCACAGCTGGAAATTCCCACTGCCCTCCACCTGTGATCCCAGGTAACCTGACTCCAGGTGACCGAGCTCACAGACCTACATCTCTCTTTCTTGcccagaaatgcagatttggtggtgaAAATTCTACAgaatattcctgcacccattctatatctcctggcaaaaaaaaaacaaaaaaaaaacccaaaacaacaacAACAGCACATTACTACTGCATGAGGTATGATgaggtagtgatgcatttttttgccaggaggtgtggaTTGGGTTCATGAATaaggtgtaaaaatgtaatcaccaaGTCTGCATCTGTTGGCCTAAaaatgcccccccccaaaaaaaaacaaaaaaccaaaaacTAAACAAAACCCCCCCAACAAAACAGTTTTGACCGTTGTTCTGGTGCacctttctgccaggagatgcaaatttggtgctgaaattcggtgcagacatttcaggaacttccaactgtgaccgcaaataacgtgAGTGAAGTTACCACTTATTGCTGCTGCTAATTCATTCTCTGCCAGAAACTCACAACGGGCAGTAATTTTTTAATGGCCGCTCGCTGttacatcagatgtagcagagatgcaaCCGTCGTGGAACCTCATgttgattacatcggacctgggtgtttttgcggttaataaaaaggtgaaaaggggtgttttttgtattttatttcaaataaaggattttttctgttttgtattttatttcttctgacttacagattagtaatgggggggggtctcagaGCCTCCCCATTCCTAATCTAGGGATTaaaggcagctgtgagctgtcattaaccccttattaccccgattgccactgcaccagggcaaattgggaagagccgggaaaaatgccgagattgtcacatcgaatggatgcaacaattctgggtggctctaggctgttatttttaggctgggtgaccCAATAAGCATGCatttctccagcctgagaataccagcccccagccgttgggctttatcatggctgggtgtcaaaattaggggggactgcatgttgttttttcaaattatttatttaaataattgaataaaaaaaagctgcatgcggttcctcttattttgatacacagccacgataagcacatggctgggggctgcagcctgtagccgtatgctttatctgagcTGTGTATCATAACATGAGGGGGCCCTGAGCcaaactttatttatttttactccaatctacagtgacctgcagacagggtctatgattggttgcagccagacaaaCTCGTACAGGCAGTAACCAATCACATACatagggactgccggtgggcgtagAAAGCGGTGCATAAGCATGAGCGATAGTGTGCGGCCCGGGGACGAGAATGAGGGGctgggaagcagttacagctgcgccgaaGACTCGGTTAGTATAGCTTGCTTGCTGTAATCCCCCTATCTCTTCCACCACCCTTTATCAGCGCCAGATTCTGGTCTACATGGACAtttatatctgggatcaattccgggccggctccatttttttttttttttttttttttttaaatccggttagtcCCGCCGATCCTGGTTATCTgtaagttcgcccatcactaattacaattaaaatctcttagacctgatgacacCAGTGTACTTTATTAGAAAGTCCATTTCATAATGACTGTTCACTTCTGATATTAATACAAGCATTTTATCTGTCCAGAAAAGTGGGAAATTATTCTGTTATTTAGTCTCCACTAACCGTTTGACTCACAGCTGCAGCTTGTAGTGTGAgatttcagcagcagggaggaggaacacagaaAAAAATCTTAACTGGCACACTGAGTTGGGGGTCTAATTTAAACTTTTACAAACCATTATGCAACCATTCTGACATGAATTTCTTAAGTACATACACCAGTTTTATTAGGTCTGAAAGATATATTTACTAATGCATACAGTTTTTACTGCGAGTTCAGCATGAGGCAGTAGAATAATCAGTATTTATGATTAAATATATTGCTCCCATCTCTACCCCCAAAAAATATCTTCTAAATGTGCAGTATAGGATTTATTAGCCAAATAATACTATTTTAAGAAATTAAAATGTCAACTGTTCATATTTCTGAATCCCTCACTTCTCCAGTCAGTAGGTAGATGATCTCCAGTGTGAGGTTTAGGATCCTGTCAGTCATTTGACTTTTGTCTTTCTCCATCTTCGAGAAGTAGAATATCTGTTAAaatgaaacaataaaagaaaaaaaatcttactGAAACATAGAATCAATGTGTTGCTTGAATTCATGTTCTCTTTGGGCTTAACTGGGCTTCTCtgtataaaaaagagaattttgtttacttaccgtaaattctttttcttatagttccgtattgggagacccagacattgggtgtatagcttctgcctccggaggacacacaaagtactacactaaaaagtgtagctcctccctcgtagcatatacaccccctggataaccagatctagccagtttagtgcaaaagctaaaggagaatagccacccacaagtaaagacagcaagaaccggaacaaccggagcctctgtctacaacaacagccggtgataacacgcggaacaagaaactgccaacaggcaa containing:
- the LOC142311153 gene encoding uncharacterized protein LOC142311153, with amino-acid sequence MEKDKSQMTDRILNLTLEIIYLLTGEDYVPAKKSSEPVTPSNSHVSGGLSRTQSPSTMSPTHSRKPEKTNDEKILDLTNKIIQALTGEVPIRCQDVTVYFSMEEWEYIEGHKDLYKDVMIEKHQPLTSPDNYKPKMSPEEFHTTFHSPYYIGPNKNFSKSNLRPELLTLYKTIERPGKSVSDEWEDSSSSEDDYFPDSDLYIHTQYTATDGQATDSDSSDEDVIYISTQQTQTKRPSLFRREELMPRDGANLFHVYNPRALAYRPAPIKQIPKTNINTQKMNAMLLKYGEFNKNFNIKKPAPPPPRQTLQMTRRLFTCTECPKVFPSNAELTRHYRVHRRKKLTCSDCGKLFPYKSHLVRHQSVHTGERAFVCPECGENFLCKSHLVTHLRTHTREKPLICQDCGKHFSCNSALITHRRIHTGEKPFVCPICGKAFAQSSNLLSHQRGHTGVKKFICRECGKSFAQKNDLNRHLKIHRGQIAFQHM